The Chloracidobacterium sp. genome contains the following window.
ATCGGATGAACATACTGAATGAGCAGATTTCTCGACCGCAGGTCGGGGAAAACGGAGTGAGAACATTATGCCTACCGTAAAGGTTCGCAATTTGAAGAATAAAGAGGTCGGGGAAGTAGAGCTTGCTGATGCCGTGTTCGGCGTCGAATTGAATGAAGCTTTGATCCACTCGGCTGTTATGAATTATCAGGCCAACGGCCGACAGGGAACTTCCGCGACGAAAACGCGTGGAAACGTCTCGGGTTCGGGCCGCAAGCTCTGGAAGCAGAAGGGAACCGGCCGGGCGCGTATCGCATCGCTTCGTTCACCTTTATGGAAGGGCGGTGGTAACGTACACGGACCGCAGCCCCGCGACTGGTCCTACCAGATGCCGAAGAAAATGCGCCGCGGTGCTTTGCGTTCGGCACTCTCAGAAAGACTTCGCGAAGGCAACCTGATCATTATTGATGAGTTTGGCATAGCAAATGCGAAAACCTCCGAGTTTCTGGGCGTGTTGGATACTTTGGGCCTTGTCGAGAACAAGAAACGTGCCAAGACGCTGATCATTGATTCGCTTGATAACGAGAATCTTATTCTCTCGTCGCGGAACATTCAAAAGACGAAGGTCACGAATAGTTTTGGCTTGAACATCTACGACATCATCTATCACGAAAAGCTTCTGATCTCGAAAGCGGCGCTTGCGGAATTAAGTGCACTGCTTGATCCGAAGCGTGAGACCGGCAAGGTCGCAGCAGCAGTGGTGGAAGTAGAGGTCGAGGAAAAGCCGAAGGCGAAGAAAGAAGCAAAGCCGAAAGCCGTAAAGGCACCGAAGGCCGAGGCCGCACCGGTAGTTGAAGAAGCTCCGGCGGTAGAGACAGCAGAGGAGGCGACTGAAAATGAGTAGTTTAGGAGTTTGGGATATATTGAAGTCGCCGGTCATCACCGAAAAGAGCGTAATTCTTAAGGAAGATTCGACCGAAGAGAACGACACTCGTAAGCAGGGACAGGTCTTGACGTTTCGTGTTGACAAGAAGGCTAACAAGATCGCCATCAAGGCAGCGGTCGAAGAGATCTTCAATGTGAAAGTGGCTGCGGTCCGAACAATTCAGTACGACGGCAAGGTCAAGAAGCGCGGCCGCATCGAAGGTCGACGTCCGGGATTCAAAAAGGCATACGTAACCCTCAGAAAGGGCGAGCCGATGGTTGATTACGCTGAGGCGATCTAAGAACTGCGACAAACTTTTAGTTTGTCGAAAAAGGCGTCGTCAAACTGAAGTTTGACGGACAATTTAAGAATATGGGAATCAAGAGATTAAAACCGACATCACCGGCGAGACGTTATCAAACGTATTTGACCCGCGATGAATTGACCCCGAACGCAGTACCCGAAAAATCACTGCTCGAGGCCAAAAAGAGAATTTCAGGACGCAACAACGACGGACGTATAACGATCCGGCGCCGAGGCGGAGGCCACAAGCGTTTTTACCGTATCATAGACTTCAAGCGTGACAAATCTGGCATTCCCGGAAAGGTCGCTCAGCTTGAATACGATCCGAACCGCTCGGCACATATTGCACTGATCAATTACCTTGACGGCGAAAAGCGATACATTCTCGCACCGGTCGGGTTGACCGTAGGAACGATGATCCTGAGCGGTGAGGATGCTGACATCCTGCCGGGAAATGCACTGCCGATCAAGAATATCCCGCTTGGCACCGAAGTCCATAATATTGAACTTCGTCCGGGCAAGGGTGGGCAGATGGTCCGTTCGGCAGGTGGCTTTGCTCAGATCGTCGCTAAAGACGGTGCTTTTGCTCAGCTACGTATGCCATCGGGCGAAGTCCGAAAGGTGCCCGTTGTTTGTATGGCAACCGTTGGCCAGGTCGGTAACACGGAACACGAAAATGTTTCGCTCGGTAAAGCCGGACGATCACGCTGGATGGGTAGACGTCCGAAGGTTCGTGGTGTAGCTATGAACCCGGTCGATCACCCGCACGGTGGTGGTGAAGGTAAGACGTCAGGCGGACGTAACCCGGTCACCCCCTGGGGACAACCGACCCGCGGATATAAGACGCGTCGCAATAAACGCACGACCAATATGATCGTGAAGGACAGAAGAAGGAAATAAGTGATCAGTGATGAATTAGAAGCGAATTGCCACTCATCACTCACAACTATAAAGATATGCCACGTTCATTAAAAAAAGGACCGTTCATCGATCTTAGCGTTCAGAAGACGCTCCGCCGAATTTTAGAAGGCGGACCGAAGCCGCCGGCGATCAAGACCTGGTCGCGGCGTTCGACGATCTCGCCGGATATGGTCGGATTGACCTTTGGCGTCCATAACGGCAAACGCCACATCCCGGTTTTCGTGACCGAGAATATGGTCGGACACAAGTTAGGTGAGTTTTCGCCGACGCGGATGTTCAAGGGACACCCGGGCACGAAGGCTGAGAAAATGGCGAAGAGGAAATAGCTGGTAGATCGGTGCGTCGTGTGATTTGCCGGCGACGGTATCATCACCGCATCACGCTGATACTGAGCAGCGAACTAAGAATATGGAAGCGATAGCAAAATTAAAACACCTGAAGGGCTCGCCGCGTAAGGCAAGGCTCGTGATCGACCTGATCCGCGGCCAGAATGTATCTCAGGCGTTGTCCATCTTGAAATTTACGGACAAGAGAGCGGCTTTGCCGATCTCAAAGTGCCTGAATTCCGCGATTGCCAATGCGACGTACCTCGCCGAGCAGCAGAACATAGCGATTGATCCGGATGATCTCTGGGTAAACCTTTGCTTTGTGGATATGGGCCCGACGAAGAATCGCCGCCGTATGCGACCGGCACCCCAGGGACGTGCATACCGCGAGCAGCGTCACTATTGCCACATCACGATCCAGGTGACCAGCGAAGATAAACCGAAGACGGAGAAGCAGTTGCTGGCAGAAGCCTCGAAGAAGGTAAAGCCTTTGGGCAAGAAGTTGGCAGCTAAGGCCGCCGGTGCCGAGCCGAAGAAAGCAAAAGCTGAAAAGCCTGTAGCTGACGCGATCGTCGAAGAAGTGGTCGAAACCACTCCGGTGGTCGAGACGGTCGAAGAAGCGGTCGTCGAAACGGCGGCTGAAACGGTTGAAACAGTGGAGACGACCGAAGCAGAAGCTCCGGTTGAAACGGTTGAGGCAGAAAATGCTGACGCCCCGGCTGCAGAAAGCGAGGACGCTGAAAAGAAAGATTAAGGTTTTTTTATGGGACAGAAAGTTCATCCATACGGCTTCAGAGTCGGATACAACAAAGATTGGCACTCGCACTGGTTTGCGAAAGGTGAATTTGCCGAATTTCTGGCAGAGGATCTTAAGCTCAAGCGTGACCTCAAGAAACGCTTTAGCGGCGGCGGAGTTTCGCACATCGATATCGAGCGTGCGGCGGCTCGTCTGAAGATCATCATCTACACTTCGCGCCCGGGCATCATCATCGGCCGTAAAGGTGCCGAGATCGAGAGTCTTCGCGAAGAACTGTCGAGAAAGACCGGCCGCGAGGTTCTGGTCTCGATCCAGGAGATACGCCATCCGGAACTTAATGCACAGTTGCAAGCTGAAAAGATCACACAGCAACTCGAAAAGCGTATTGCGTTTCGCCGTGCGATGAAGAAGACGATGGAAGAGTCGCAGCGTTTTGGAGCCCAGGGCATCAAGGTGATGATCGCTGGCCGCTTGAACGGAGCTGAGATCGCCCGAACGGAATGGTCGCTACAAGGCCGATTGCCGTTGCATACCCTGCGTGCGGACATCGACTATGGTTTTGCCGAGGCACTTACTACGTTTGGCATCATCGGCGTAAAGGTTTGGATCTATCGCGGAGAGATACTTGACCCGAATGCATCGATGGCCCGCGGTACGACCACGGACCCGATGAACGAGGTCAAGGTCGAGCGTGGTGCCGGTCGCGGCGACCGACGCCCGCGTCGCGACGATCGCAACCGATAATATCGTCCTTGGTCATTTGCCCCGGTCATTGGCAAATACGACTCTCTGAAAAGGACAAATGACCATCGACTGAAAAGGAACGAGGTTTATTAGCTATGTTAATGCCGAAAAAGGTCAAGCACCGAAAAGTAATGAAAGGCCGTATGCGTGGTAAAGCTACCCGCGGCGAGCAGATCAGTTTTGGTGACTTTGGACTTAAAGCACTTGAAGCGGGTTGGATTACGGACCGCCAGATCGAAGCAGCACGTATTGCGATGACACGTCACGTAAAGCGTGGAGGTAAGATCTGGATCCGAATGTTCCCCGACAAACCGATCACCAAGAAGCCGGCTGAAACCCGTATGGGCAGTGGTAAGGGTGCTCCGGACCACTGGGTTGCCGTGATCAAACCGGGTCGTGTGATGTATGAGATCCAAGGCGTCGATGAGGCTCTGGCACGAGAGGCGTTTCGCCTGGCGGCCCAGAAGTTGCCGATCAAAACCAAGTTTGTGACTCGTGCCGATGTGGAAGGAGGCATAGTTTAGGATAATGAAGCGAAAGGAACAGATGGAACAGCTGTCGGCAATGACAGTCGACGAATTGAAGGACCAGGCAGATGCGTTAAAGGAATCGCTTTTCCGGTTGAAGTTTCGAAAGACTCTCGGAGTCGGCGAGACGATCAATGACATCCGCCGTGAAAAGAAGACGTTGGCTCGTGTATTCACGTTGCTGAAAAAAGAGGACGCTGAAGCTAAATAAGCTGTCGGACGGCTTGAGAAAATAAGATGGCAAAGAAGAAGAACGAAGAAATCGAAGAAACTACGGTAGAGACGACCGAAACGGCGACAGCCGAAGACGTTGTCGTCGAAACCGCAGCCGCTGAAGAAGCTGCCCCTGTGGCTGAGGAATCAGCATCGACCGATGACGCAGCAGTTGAAGCCGCACCGGCGGTGGAAGAAACCGTAGCTGCGGCCGAAGAGGCAACACCTGCTGTGGAGGCGAAACCAAAGAAGGTTGCGGCACCCAAAGCAGCTAAGAAAGAGGTTGTGGCCGCACCGTCGGACTCCGCCGAAAAGAAAAAGGTCGGCAAACGGGCTGAGAAGGTCGGGATCGTTTCTTCGGACAAGATGATGAAGACGGTGACGGTGCGTGTCGACCGAGTGGTCAAGCATCCGGTCTATCGCAAGTACGTTAAAAAGCGTAAAAAGTTTATGGCTCACGACGAAACCGGTGCCAAGATCGGAGACCGGGTAAGGATAATCGAGACCCGTCCGCTCTCAGCTAAAAAGCGTTGGCGTGTGATCGAGATCATTCAGAAGGCACAGTCGTAGAGAGTTGGGATTCAACTAACAGTCAACTGGTAGAGGAAAAGTTATGATTCAGATGCAGACCTCGTTAACGGTCGCAGACAATTCGGGAGCAAAGCGTGTTGAGATGATCATGCCGGTCGGCGGATCAACCAGCAAGATCGCACGCCTCGGCGACACCATTAAGGTAACCGTCAAGGAAGCTTCACCGGATGGCACCGCTAAGAAAGGTAAAGTTTACAACGCGGTCATCGTCCGCACGCGGAAAGAAGTTCGCCGTAAAGACGGCACATACATCCGGTTCGATGAGAACGCGGCAGTTCTGATCAAGGATGACGGTTCGCCGATCGGCACCCGCGTCTTTGGGCCAGTCGCCCGCGAACTTCGTGAAAAGAACTTTATGAAGATCGTCAGCCTCGCACCGGAGGTTATATAAGAAAATGAAAACGGTTAAGACAGGTACAGTACGGAGCAAGATCAAGCGCGGCGATCAGGTCGTCTTTATTGCGGGCAAAGAGTACAACCGGTACGACAGCGCCGGAAATCGGCAGCCGTATCGCGGCAAGGTGATGGCGGTCGACGTCCGTAACGCAAAGGTAAAGGTCGAGGGTGCGATGATCGTAAAACGTCACCGCAAACCAGTACCGCAACTCAACCGCGAAGGCGGGATCATTGAGCAGGAAGCTTGGGTCAGCATCTCAAACGTTGCTTTGATCGACCCGGAAACCGGCAAGCCGACGCGAGTCAAGATCGAAGAGCGTGACGGCAAGAAGGTCCGAGTCGCCAAAAGTGGCAAGATCGTGGCGGACTCGGGTTCATATAAACGCGAATCGATCAAAAAGCTCGAAGGTGACGAAGCCGAATAGTAAAGACATTTATAGTTTGGAAACGCTTTGAGAGTGATACCCAGACGACAATAGGGAGAGGTCGAAAATGACCAGACTTAAAGAAAAATATAAAAGCGAGATCGCACCGGCATTAGCCAAAGAATTTGAGATCTTGAATCCGATGGCGATACCCAAGGTCGAAAAGATCGTGGTAAATATGGGACTCGGCGAGGCAAGTGCCAACGCAAAGATCCTGGATGTCGCTACCGAGGAACTGAAAGTTGTGACGGGACAGAAACCGGTCGTGACCAAAGCAAAGAAGTCCATCGCGGCATTTAAGCTCCGCCAGGGAATGGCAATTGGGACAATGGTTACGCTTCGCGGCGACCGTATGTACGAGTTCCTTGATCGCCTCATTTCAGTGGCTCTGCCCCGTGTGCGTGACTTTCGCGGTATCTCGGGCAAGGCGTTCGACGGACGTGGAAACTATACGCTCGGCATTCGCGAACAGTTGATCTTTCCGGAGATCGATTTTAATAAGGTCGATAAAACCCGCGGGATGAATATCTCGATCGTAACGACCGCTCGTACTGACGAAGAGGCCCGCTCGCTGCTCAAAGCACTCGGGATGCCCTTTAGACAATAGGTTTAGAACAAAATGGCAAAGATAAGCAAAGTAGTCAAAAACGACCGACGCAAGGTTATGGTGAAGCTCTGGGCTGACCGCCGTGCCGAGGCCAAGAAGATCATCAACAACCCGAAATCGACCGTCGAAGAGGTCGATGCCGCGGTGGTCAAGCTGCAGAAAATGCCGCGTGACGCCAGCCCGATCCGTGTTCGTAACCGATGCTCGCAGTCGGGACGCTCACGCGGGTATTTGAGGAAATTTGGAGTTTCGCGTATTGCCCTTCGCGAATTGGCCCTCGAAGGCCAGATCCCGGGCGTGACGAAATCAAGTTGGTAATTAGGTTGGACGTCCGCGATCCAAGGCCGTGCCAGGGGCACCGGAACCGGGAACGACGAGAATCAACTCAGAAAAAGACGGAGTAAATAGTAATGACAGATCCAATAGCCGATATGCTCACGCGAATTCGTAACGCGATCGCTGCGAATCACACACGTGTTGATATTCCTGGCTCAAAGCTAAAGCTTGAAGTCGCACGCATCCTTAAGGAAGAGGGCTACATTAATAGCTTTACCACTAAGGGCGAAGGCATTAAATATATGATCCGAGTATTCCTTCGCTACGATGCAAAGGGTGTCTCTTCGATCACGCATCTTTCGCGAGTATCGCGTCCGGGCCGCCGCGTTTATGTCGGTTCGGCTGACATCCCGCGTGTCCTTGGCGGTTACGGTATCAATATCGTTTCAACGTCACAAGGATTGATGAGCGGAAAGCAGGCTCGTCGCGACAAGGTCGGCGGTGAGATTTTGGCAGAAGTTTATTAAAGGAAAATGGATGAAGGCGAACTTCCGGAATTGTCCGGTCGTTTGATACCCAATCCGCAAAAGATTATGTCTCGAGTAGGAAAAAAACCGATCACAATCCCGACGGGCGTGACCGTAACGATCAACGATACTTCGCTTGAGGTCAAAGGACCGAAGGGCACTCTGTCAACACCGGTACCGTCCGGCGTCAGCTTTAAGCTCGAAGAGGGAACGCTGACCGCTGAGCGTGCCGGCAAGGATCAAGCCGCATTTCACGGTTTGGCTCGGGCTCTTGCGAATAACGCCATCGTCGGCGTGACCGAGGGATTCACACGGGATATGGATATCGTCGGCGTCGGTTACAAGGCCGATGTCCAGGGCAAGAAGATCAATTTCTCGCTTGGATATTCGCACCCGATCGAATACGCCTTGCCCGACGGAGTCGACGCGAAGACCGAAAGGGTCAACACAAAAACGTCCATCAATCAGTATCAGACGACCATCACGCTTACCGGCATTGATAAGCAGTTGATCGGACAGGTGGCGGCCGAATTGAATCGTTTGAGAAAGCCGGATGCCTACAAGGGCAAGGGCGTGCGATACGCCGATCGGCAGTACAAATTAAAGCCGGGCAAGACCGGTAAATAGTAAATCCTGAACGTTGAGCAGGCAGCGGGCTTGCTAAATGTTCAAACTTTACGATCAACTAAAATTATGGCACAGAAAAGTAGAGCAGAGGTCCGACAAGGGGTTCATAGCCGCATTCGGAAGAAAGTACAGGGTACGGCCGAACGTCCGCGACTCGCAGTATTTCGCAGCCTGAACCATATCTACGCCCAGGTGATAGATGACCGCTCGGGCAAGACGCTCGCAACGGCATCGACGACCGAAAAGGCATTGGCGGGTTCCACCGGCGGAAACGTCGAGGCAGCTAAAATTGTCGGTAAGGCAATCGCTGAACGGGCACAAAAAGCCGGCATCTCGAGCGTTGTTTTTGACCGTGGCGGATACGTTTATCACGGACGGGTTAAAGCCCTGATCGACGCAACCCGCGAAGCGGGACTGAACAAGCACGAAGAAGCCGTTAAGGAATCAGAAGAAAAGAGCAATGACGATAAATAAACAGAGAATTTCTCCGGGCGGGCTTATCCTTAAGGACCAGTTGATCTCGATCAACCGCGTTACCAAGGTTGTTAAGGGCGGTAAGAATATGTCGTTTGCGGCCCTGGTCGTCGTTGGCGACGAGGCCGGTCACGTCGGTTTCGGCACCGGTAAGGCTAAGGAAGTGCCGAATGCGATCAAGAAAGCGGTAGAGGCTGCAAAAAACAACCTCATCCGCGTACCACTGATCGACGGCACCCTGCCACACCAGATGATCGGCGAATACGGAGCGGGACGCGTTCTGCTGAAGCCGGCAAAAGAAGGTACGGGCGTTATCGCCGGCGGTGCCGTGCGTGCCGTGCTGCAGAGCCTCGGCGTACATAACGTGCGAACCAAGATCCTTGGATCGAACAACGCACACAACGTGATCCGTGCTACATTTAACGGCTTGCTCAGGATGAAGGACCCGATCGAGGTCGCACGTCTTCGCGGTAAGCAGGTCGAGGAGTTAGTTTAAGAGTTTGTCGAACGCTGCGGTACCGCTGAGCTAGTATCTCGGTCGTACCGTTTGCAACCGACACTCGTTAGACTTTAAAGAGTTATGGCAAAGAAAGCAGAGAACACCGAAAGCGGAAAGATCAAGATCCAATATTACCGGAGCATGATCGGCTACGCCAAAAAGCAGAAAGAAATCGTCAAGAGCCTTGGTATCACCAAGCTCAATCAGACGGTCGAACTCATCGATTCGGCAGGGACACGCGGGATTGTCGCCAAGGTGCCGCATCTATTGCGAATCGTTGATTAAGGTAATGTAAATCGGCTATCGTCAATCGTAAATAGAGTGATCACTTTTGATACTCCGCTATTTGCGATTTACGGTTTTCGACGAACGAGGGAAAAGATGGCATTAACATTAAATAATTTACACCCGGCTAAGGGCTCGACACATAAGAAGAAGCGCGTGGGACGCGGCCCCGGCTCCGGACTCGGCAAGACCGCCGGACGCGGCCACAAGGGCCAGAAGTCACGCTCGGGCTACAGCAGCCGCCCCGGATTTGAAGGCGGCCAGATGCCCCTGCAGCGTCGGTTGCCCAAGCGCGGATTTACCAACATCTTCAAGAAAGAATGGCTTGAGATCAGCTTGGCTAAGATCGAAGAGAACTTCAATGCAGGTGATGAGATTACCCCGGAGATACTTCACCACCGCGGCCTGATCAAAAAGGCAAAACACGACCTGGTCATCCTCGGCAACGGCGATGTTACTAAATCGTTCAAGATCTCGGCTCATCGTTTTACCAAAACAGCCAAAGATAAGATCGAAAAGGTCGGTGGAACCGCTACGGTGATCGTGAGAGCCCCCAAAGCAGTTGAGGCAGAAGCCTAGTTCGTTGATCGTCATTCGTTGAGCTATATTTCGCACGGCCTCACGGCGGCGTTATACAGCGAACGACAAACAAAGATATGGAAAAGTTTTTTGGTGCCGTTCAAAACATGTTCAAGATCCCGGAACTGCGGAGGCGTATCCTCTTCACGCTCGGGCTCTTGGCGGTTTATCGTTTTGGTGCACACGTTCAGGCTCCCGGGATCAATAAGGTGCGACTTGAACAGGTTTGGGGCGAAGTGGCGGGCACGTTGCTTGGCGTACTGGATCTCTTCTCGGGCGGAAACTTTCGTACGATCTCTGTCTTTGCACTTGGCGTCACGCCCTATATTACGGCGTCGATCATAATGCAGCTGATGCCCGTACTTTCGCCTGCGATCAAAAAGATCCAGGAAGAGGGCGAGGTCGGACGTCAGAAGATGAATCAATGGACGCGGTACCTGACGGTTGTGCTTTGCTCGGTCCAGACATTTTTCGTCGCGACCTGGCTACACCGAAACGGCATAATTGCCGAGACGTGGTGGGCAACGTCGATGGTCGTTATAACGCTTACGACGGGTACGATCTTTGTGATGTGGCTCGGTGAACAGATCACCGAACGCGGCGTCGGAAACGGCATATCATTGCTTATTTTTGCTGGTATCGTGATCGGTCTGCCCCGCGGCCTGACCCAGATCAGTGACCGCGTGAGTGCGGGCGATGCAATGCAGACGCTGGGCGTCTTGTTCCTCGTCATAGTGATCGTGGCTTTGATCGCATTGATCGTATACGTCGAATCGGCCCGCCGCAACATAGCGATCAGCTATGCCAACCGGCGCGTCGGCAACCAGACCGTCCGCGGACAGGAAACAAGTCTGCCGCTGAAGATCAATATGGGCGGCGTTATCCCGGTCATTTTTGCATCATCGGTGCTGGCATTGCCACAGACTATGTTCTCGGCATTTCCGCCGGATCCGAATGCACCGAATTCCATGTGGAGCAAAGTGTATGCATTTATGCAGCAGTTCCACGGCGGCGATCCTTACTACGAGCTGTTTTTCCTTTCGATGATCGTCCTGTTCACGTTCTTTTACATCACGATCATCTTCAATACGGATGAAGTTGCAGATAATTTAAGAAAGCACGGTGGATTTATTGCCGGTATTCGTCCCGGTGCTCCGACGGCAGAGTATCTGAACGGCATCTTGACTAGGTTGACCACGGTCGGTGCGTTGTACCTTGCGTTCGTCGCATTTGCTCCGCAGCTTTTGCTCAGTGGATTCAAGGTTGCCCGTCTACCGTTCATTGGAACGGCTCTTGATAACTTTTTTACCTCGACGCCCGGCCTTAGTTGGATACCGACCGGTTTGGGATACCAGTTCTACTTTGGCGGTAC
Protein-coding sequences here:
- the secY gene encoding preprotein translocase subunit SecY, with the protein product MEKFFGAVQNMFKIPELRRRILFTLGLLAVYRFGAHVQAPGINKVRLEQVWGEVAGTLLGVLDLFSGGNFRTISVFALGVTPYITASIIMQLMPVLSPAIKKIQEEGEVGRQKMNQWTRYLTVVLCSVQTFFVATWLHRNGIIAETWWATSMVVITLTTGTIFVMWLGEQITERGVGNGISLLIFAGIVIGLPRGLTQISDRVSAGDAMQTLGVLFLVIVIVALIALIVYVESARRNIAISYANRRVGNQTVRGQETSLPLKINMGGVIPVIFASSVLALPQTMFSAFPPDPNAPNSMWSKVYAFMQQFHGGDPYYELFFLSMIVLFTFFYITIIFNTDEVADNLRKHGGFIAGIRPGAPTAEYLNGILTRLTTVGALYLAFVAFAPQLLLSGFKVARLPFIGTALDNFFTSTPGLSWIPTGLGYQFYFGGTSLLILVGVAMDTVSQIEAQLVMRNYEGFLGAGSKLRGRRS